The genomic DNA CTACCTGGTGGTCGACTTCGACCTGACCGGCCTGCCGGCGGAGCTGTGGCCCTATCTGCCACGCTACCTCGAAGCGACCGAGAAACTGGGCGTCGCCGGGGCCGATTACGAGGCGATCGCACGCCGCAAGGCGGCGGCCACCGGCGGCGTGCGCGCGTCGCTGTCGCTCTCCCACCACGGCGTGCACGCCGAGCGCACGTTGCGCGGGGTACGGTTCAGCCTGAAGGCGCTCGACGACCAGATGGAAGAGGCCCTGTCGCTGCTCGGCAGCCTGGTGTTCGGCGTCGACCCGCGCGACGGCGGGCGGCTGCGCGAAGTCCTGATCCAGGAGCGCATGCACTACCGCACCGGCCTGGTGCGCGGCGGCGCCCGCACCGCCGGCCTGCACGCCGGGCGCGGCCTCGACCTGGCCGGACACCTGGCGGAAATCGCCCACGGACTGCCGCAACTGGCCCTGTGCGAGGAGCTGTCAGCGGACTTCGACGCGCACCGCGACGGACTGATGGAGCGCATCGAGCGGATCCGCGACTTCCTGCTGGTGCGCGACCGGCTCACGGTGAGTCATACCGGCACCGAGCGCGGCGCCGGCCTGACAGCGGCGGCGCTGGCCGACTGGAGCGGCCGGATGCGCGCGCAGCCGGTCACTGACGCCGACCTCGGATTCACGCCGTTTGCAACGCCGCCGCGCGAGGGGCTGGCGGCGCAGATGGACGTCGCCTACTGCGCGCAGTTGTTCGACGCGCCGCACCTCTCGCAGCCGGACGCGGTACCGCTGCAGGTGGGGGCGCACATCGTGAACCTGGACTGGATCCTTCCGGAGATCCGTTTCAAGGGCAACGCCTATGGCGCCTGGTTCCGGTACGACGCGGTCGGCGGGTCGGCCGCATTCGGCTCCTACCGTGATCCGCACATTGTGCGCACGCTCGACGTGTTCGCGCGCTCGCGCGAGTACGTGGACGCGGCGGCGTGGAGCGAGGAGGAGATCGGGCGCGCGATCATCGCGGTCGCCAAGCGTGGCTTCACCCCGCTGCGGCCGCGGCCCGCTACCGGGCTCGCCCTGCAGCGCCACCTGGCGGGCATCACGTCGGAGATGCGTGATGCCCGCCACGAACAGCTCAAGAGCGTCTCGCCCGGAGCGGTCAAGGCCGCCCTGCAGCGATTGCTCGCCAGCGGCCTGGCGCACGCACCGGTGTGCGTGGTGTCGAGCCGCGCGATGCTGGAGCAGGCCAATCGCGAACTGACCGGCAATCCCCTGGAAGTCAGCGAGATCCTGCACGGCCCTTCGTAGCCGGACGCGGCGGCCATGCGGGCAAGCAGCGGCGGCGGCGCGCACGAGGCCGGCACCTCGCGGCGGCAGTTTCTGGCCGCCGCCGGCAAGGGCGCGGTGCTGGCGCTGACGATGTTCGGCGCCGGGCCGCGGGCGGCCGCACGCGGCCTGTTCGGGCGCGGCCTGCTGCCGAGCGCCTGGCACAGCATCGCGGATTCGCCGCTGCCGAAGCCGGGCATGATCGTCCACGGCGAGCAGCCGTTCAACGGCGAGTTCCCGCCCCACCTGCTCGACGACCCGGTCACGCCGACCGCGCGCCACTTCGTGCGCAACAACGGCGGCGTGCCGGCGCGTGCGCGCAGCAAGGATCTGAGCGGGTGGGCACTGCGCGTCGACGGCGAAGTACGCCACTCCCTGGCGCTGACGCTGGAAGACCTGCTGTGCCTGCCGCAGGTCACGATGCAGGCGGTGCTGGAGTGTGCCGGCAACGGCAGAAGCCTGTTCACGCCGCCGGTGGGCGGGACGCAGTGGCTCCGGGGCGCCGTTGCGTGCAGCGAGTGGACCGGGGTGCGGCTGCGTGACGTGCTGGATCTGGCCGGCGTGCGCGACGGCGCCGTCTACGTCGCGGCGTTCGGCGAGGATGCGCCGCTCGACGGCGGCGAGCCGTTCTCGCGCGGCATCCCGATCGGCAAGGCGATGGACGAGCACACGCTGATCGCGCTGGCCATGAACGGCGCACCGCTGCCGGCCGCGCACGGCTTCCCGGCGCGCCTGCTGGTGCCGGGCTGGATCGGGAGCGCCATGCAGAAGTGGCTGAGCCGCCTGTGGGTGCGCGACCGCGTGCACGACTCCGCCAAGATGAGCGGCTACTCCTACCGGGTGCCGGCCTATCCGGTCGCGCCGGGCGCCACGCCGGCCGCCGGCGAGATGCGCATCGCCACCGCGTGGGTGGTCAAGTCGCTCATTACCCGGCCGCGCGCCGGACACGAGGTGGCGCAGGGCGAGACGCTGCAGGTGGGCGGCCATGCCTGGGCCGGCGACAATGAAGTGATGCGCGTGGCCGTGTCCACCGACTTCGGCATCACCTGGCAGGAGGCGCTCTTGGCCGCTCCCGCCAACCGCTACGCCTGGTACCACTGGCAGGCCGAGGTGGCGTTCCGGAACCGGGGCTACTACGAGATCTGGGCGCGCGCGTTCGACCACACCGGCGACGCGCAGCCGTTCCGCCAGCCCTGGAATCCGAAAGGCTACCTCGGCAACGTCGTGCACCGGGTGCCCGTGACGGTCGCTGCCGCGACGTGACGACGCGCGCCCGCCCGCACCGCCCGCCCGCCCGGCCGGCCACCTTGCGAGAGCGGCGGCGCGCGGGCGATAGTGGCGCATGGCGGACACCAACCCCTTCTCCCTTGCCGGCCGGCGCGCCCTGGTCAGCGGCGGCAGCCGCGGCATCGGACTCGGCGTAGCCGCGGCGATGGCAGACGCCGGGGCCGCGGTCGCGCTGGTAAGCCGCGACCCGGAAGCGCTGGCGGCGGCGCAAGGCAGCATCGTCGCGCGCGGGGGCGAGGCCGCAACGTACCCGTGCGATCTGACCGACACCGGCGCCATCGACGACCTGTACCGGCGGGTGCGCGCCGACGGTCCGGTCGACATCCTGGTGAACAACGCCGGCAGTACGCGGCGCGCTCCCGCGGCCGATCTCGCCGCGGCGGACTGGCAATTCGTGCTCGACCTCAACCTGACCGCCGTGTTCCGCCTGACGCAAGCGTTCGGCAGGGACCGGATCGCGCACGTGACCGGCGCCGCGGCGCCGGCCGGTTCGGCCAAGGTGATCAACATCGCATCGCTGCTCAGCGAGCAGGCGCGGCCGCAGAACGCCCCCTACGCGGCGTCCAAGGGTGCCATCCGCCAGCTCACCAAGGCGCTGGCGGTCGAGTGGGCGCCGTACGGCATCAACGTCAACGCCATCGGCCCCGGGTACATCAAGACCGACATGACGCGCCCGCTGTGGGAGGACGACTCGTTCGACGCCTGGGTACGCGATCGAGCGCCGCTCGGTACCTGGGGAACGCCGGCCGACATCGGCGCGGCGGCGGTGTTCCTGGCCTCCGCCGGCGCAAACTACATCACCGGCCAGATCCTGTACGTGGACGGCGGATGGCTGAGTTCCCTGTAGCAACATCGGAACCCATGCCGCGCGCGGACATCGAGGCGCTCGGCGCGAAAGTTGCCGGGTTGGGAGGGATTCGCGCTACATTGAGCATACAGTATTCCGCCGAACACCCCGGCGGAGGCGAATAGAGAGCGTGGAGGAAGCGCACATGAATACCGGAATCGGCGACATGGCCGTCTACATCCCCAAGTTGATCATGCGCTTGAGCCGCCTGTTGGAACGCTACGCGCTGTCCAATCCCACCATTCAGCGCATCCTGGATCGAGCCATCCACAAGACCGGCCAGATCTCGGTGCGCTTTCCGCACTTCTGGGAGGATGCGGTCACCATGGCGGCGCAGGCCGCGATGCAGGTGCTGTCGCGCATGAACGACGGCGCCATCGCCAGCCTGCGCTACATCGCGGTGGGCACCGAGTCGGCCACCGACCTCGCGAAGCCGATCGCGGCCCACGTGGGCGGCATGCTGCGCGCAGCCGGCTTTCCCATCTCCAACTCGATCGCCACCTTTCAGACCCAGCACGCCTGCGCGGGCGGCACCTACTCG from Spirochaetaceae bacterium includes the following:
- a CDS encoding SDR family oxidoreductase, translating into MADTNPFSLAGRRALVSGGSRGIGLGVAAAMADAGAAVALVSRDPEALAAAQGSIVARGGEAATYPCDLTDTGAIDDLYRRVRADGPVDILVNNAGSTRRAPAADLAAADWQFVLDLNLTAVFRLTQAFGRDRIAHVTGAAAPAGSAKVINIASLLSEQARPQNAPYAASKGAIRQLTKALAVEWAPYGINVNAIGPGYIKTDMTRPLWEDDSFDAWVRDRAPLGTWGTPADIGAAAVFLASAGANYITGQILYVDGGWLSSL
- a CDS encoding sulfite oxidase, giving the protein MRASSGGGAHEAGTSRRQFLAAAGKGAVLALTMFGAGPRAAARGLFGRGLLPSAWHSIADSPLPKPGMIVHGEQPFNGEFPPHLLDDPVTPTARHFVRNNGGVPARARSKDLSGWALRVDGEVRHSLALTLEDLLCLPQVTMQAVLECAGNGRSLFTPPVGGTQWLRGAVACSEWTGVRLRDVLDLAGVRDGAVYVAAFGEDAPLDGGEPFSRGIPIGKAMDEHTLIALAMNGAPLPAAHGFPARLLVPGWIGSAMQKWLSRLWVRDRVHDSAKMSGYSYRVPAYPVAPGATPAAGEMRIATAWVVKSLITRPRAGHEVAQGETLQVGGHAWAGDNEVMRVAVSTDFGITWQEALLAAPANRYAWYHWQAEVAFRNRGYYEIWARAFDHTGDAQPFRQPWNPKGYLGNVVHRVPVTVAAAT